A stretch of Rhododendron vialii isolate Sample 1 chromosome 4a, ASM3025357v1 DNA encodes these proteins:
- the LOC131321864 gene encoding uncharacterized protein LOC131321864 has product MASACVNNIGMSPDTFLDCPATYPWLTPSRISFSRDHTDESKLTGPKPPPPFPEINHQGASTEPPSDPDPEVFTKDFGDFEFRLEDPVTMLPADELFSDGKLMPLHLSMIPPPATTEISSPETIKSHRRSDVSSMPDPYLFSPKAPRCSSRWKELLGLKKLYLNANANKQDGNRTMSSSLPSHTSHNSKSFKNFLHRKSSIDSSLSLPLLKDSDIETISISSRLSLSSSSSGHEHDDLPRLSLDSEKPSINMCPKNPNLNSNNPPRVRLVKHKALSSENPTRIGRSPMRRAPDSAATTAAAARGVSVDSPRMNSSGKIVFQGLERSSSSPSSLNGGPRFKHRGMERSYSSNVRVTPVLNVPVCSLRGSSKSSVFGFQLFSSQQKREVGPGGGNGVGNRGGQQSNFRNRTVDRA; this is encoded by the coding sequence ATGGCATCAGCGTGCGTGAACAACATCGGAATGTCACCGGATACCTTTTTGGACTGTCCAGCTACTTACCCTTGGCTGACCCCTAGTAGAATCTCATTCAGCCGAGACCACACCGATGAATCCAAGCTCACCGGACCAAAGCCTCCACCTCCCTTTCCAGAGATAAATCACCAAGGTGCTTCCACTGAACCTCCGTCAGATCCAGATCCAGAGGTTTTCACCAAGGACTTTGGCGATTTCGAGTTCAGACTCGAAGATCCGGTCACAATGCTTCCCGCCGACGAGCTCTTCTCCGACGGGAAGCTCATGCCTCTGCACCTCTCCATGATCCCACCGCCGGCGACGACGGAGATCAGTTCTCCGGAAACGATTAAATCTCACCGGAGATCTGACGTTTCCTCCATGCCGGATCCGTACTTGTTCTCCCCGAAAGCACCGAGGTGTTCGAGTCGGTGGAAGGAACTGCTTGGCCTTAAGAAACTCTACTTGAACGCCAATGCTAACAAGCAAGACGGCAACAGGACGATGTCGTCTTCCTTGCCCTCTCACACCAGTCACAACTCCAAGTCTTTCAAAAACTTTCTCCACAGAAAATCCTCCATCGATTCCTCTCTGAGCCTTCCTTTGCTAAAAGACTCGGACATCGAAACCATTTCCATATCATCTCGCTTGtctctttcctcttcttcctccggTCACGAGCACGACGACCTCCCCCGTCTCTCGCTCGACTCCGAAAAGCCTAGCATCAACATGTGCCCCAAGAACCCCAATCTAAACTCTAATAATCCGCCTAGAGTGAGACTGGTGAAGCACAAAGCACTTTCGTCCGAAAACCCCACGAGAATCGGACGGAGCCCCATGCGCAGAGCACCGGACTCGGCGGCAACAACCGCGGCCGCAGCACGCGGCGTGTCCGTGGATAGTCCACGGATGAACTCGTCGGGAAAGATCGTGTTCCAGGGTTTAGAACGGAGTTCGAGCAGTCCGAGTAGCTTAAACGGAGGGCCTAGATTCAAGCACAGGGGAATGGAGAGATCGTATTCTTCTAACGTCAGGGTGACTCCGGTTCTCAACGTTCCGGTTTGTTCGCTCCGGGGGTCTTCGAAGTCGAGCGTGTTCGGGTTCCAGCTGTTCTCTTCTCAACAGAAGAGAGAAGTTGGCCCCGGTGGAGGCAACGGAGTCGGAAACAGGGGAGGGCAACAGAGTAATTTCAGGAACCGGACTGTGGATCGAGCTTGa